From a region of the Cognatiyoonia koreensis genome:
- a CDS encoding lysylphosphatidylglycerol synthase transmembrane domain-containing protein: MKRFFNILVSLGILGLLIWWADGAAVLAHLQKASVGWLLLAVLSLTALTFLMAKRWQIIASALEIEISFSRAVAEYYIAQMVNLVLPGGVAGDIARAVRVRHEGDLTRAAQSVAADRIIGQSVMIAALGVGIAVALILPGGIPWPAIAWTGIAVGCVVVATAFVLSRQNGATGRFLYLVLDQFKDLRLMLLALIITVLLIFSLYASARATGTVIPPAGWFTLIPLILSAMLIPFSVGGWGWREGAAAALFPLIGASASAGIAMGIAYGAMLMIAAMPGLYFAMRATASPSAETRNQMDT, translated from the coding sequence ATGAAGCGGTTTTTCAATATTCTGGTCTCGCTTGGCATCCTTGGCTTGCTGATCTGGTGGGCGGATGGCGCAGCAGTTCTGGCGCATTTGCAAAAAGCCTCGGTCGGTTGGCTTTTGCTGGCTGTCCTATCTTTGACCGCCCTAACCTTCCTCATGGCAAAACGCTGGCAGATCATCGCCTCCGCATTGGAAATCGAGATCAGCTTCTCCCGCGCTGTGGCCGAATACTACATCGCACAAATGGTCAATCTGGTGCTGCCCGGTGGCGTGGCTGGTGACATCGCCCGCGCGGTCCGGGTGCGCCACGAAGGCGATCTGACCCGCGCAGCGCAATCCGTCGCAGCAGACCGGATCATCGGACAGTCCGTTATGATCGCAGCCCTTGGAGTCGGCATAGCCGTAGCGCTGATCCTTCCTGGGGGTATCCCTTGGCCAGCGATTGCTTGGACTGGCATCGCCGTTGGGTGCGTCGTTGTTGCTACTGCTTTTGTCTTGTCGCGCCAAAATGGCGCGACAGGGCGCTTCCTTTATCTGGTTCTTGACCAGTTCAAAGACCTGCGCCTGATGCTGCTTGCTCTGATCATCACTGTCCTGCTCATCTTCAGCCTCTATGCAAGTGCTCGCGCGACAGGAACGGTGATCCCGCCTGCCGGATGGTTCACTCTGATCCCACTGATCCTCTCAGCCATGTTGATCCCCTTCTCCGTGGGTGGCTGGGGCTGGCGCGAAGGTGCGGCGGCGGCCTTGTTCCCGCTCATCGGCGCAAGCGCTAGTGCCGGAATCGCAATGGGAATCGCCTATGGAGCAATGTTGATGATCGCAGCCATGCCCGGCCTCTATTTCGCGATGCGCGCAACCGCTTCGCCTTCTGCTGAAACTCGAAACCAAATGGATACATGA
- a CDS encoding ABC transporter substrate-binding protein, translating to MINLTKPTRRTFLQTGAALGVGAFGLPAFAASHTTANLQLSWLHSVQFGGSYIAARKGYWSDLGLDVSLAQGGPNAPVEPPVVTGQALIGISAADYTAAAVAEGAPFKIIAVAMQKNPFAIASLAGNPVNTPADLIGKKIGMAVANTPVLQALCTLNGIDINSIEIVPTQYDPAPLVSGQVDCLLCWETDLPVAMTIQGVDNTTMLMADHGYAVHSQTYIATEDSLANRRADLVAMLKGEVMGWNDYQADPAAAAALTVEMFPDAGLDLPTQVLQAERQVPLMFSELTDTNGFGWFTDETVAQNIKTLALLDRNVSADLWDRSLLEEVHG from the coding sequence ATGATAAATCTTACCAAACCAACCCGCCGGACGTTCTTGCAGACGGGTGCCGCCCTCGGGGTTGGTGCTTTCGGACTACCTGCCTTTGCAGCAAGTCATACGACCGCAAATCTTCAGCTGTCGTGGCTACATTCGGTGCAATTCGGAGGCAGCTATATCGCTGCTCGAAAGGGCTATTGGTCGGATCTTGGCCTCGATGTTTCGCTTGCACAAGGCGGCCCGAACGCTCCAGTGGAACCGCCGGTCGTCACAGGTCAGGCATTGATCGGGATTTCAGCGGCCGACTACACCGCAGCGGCCGTCGCTGAAGGTGCACCGTTCAAGATCATCGCGGTCGCCATGCAGAAGAACCCTTTTGCAATCGCATCGCTGGCTGGCAATCCGGTAAATACGCCCGCCGATCTGATCGGCAAGAAAATCGGGATGGCTGTCGCGAATACGCCAGTTCTACAGGCGCTATGCACTTTGAATGGCATTGACATCAACAGTATCGAGATCGTGCCAACACAGTATGATCCAGCACCGCTGGTCAGCGGCCAAGTCGATTGCCTTTTGTGCTGGGAAACCGATCTGCCGGTAGCAATGACGATACAAGGGGTCGACAATACGACGATGCTGATGGCTGATCACGGCTATGCAGTGCATTCGCAAACCTACATCGCCACCGAGGACAGCCTCGCAAATCGCCGTGCTGATCTGGTGGCGATGCTGAAAGGTGAAGTGATGGGCTGGAACGACTATCAGGCAGATCCGGCTGCAGCAGCTGCGCTGACGGTCGAAATGTTCCCCGATGCAGGCCTTGATCTGCCGACACAGGTACTTCAGGCGGAACGTCAGGTGCCGCTCATGTTCTCTGAACTGACGGACACGAATGGCTTCGGATGGTTCACCGACGAAACCGTCGCCCAAAATATAAAAACGCTCGCGCTCTTGGACCGAAACGTATCCGCAGACCTCTGGGACCGGTCATTGCTGGAAGAAGTCCACGGCTAG
- a CDS encoding ABC transporter ATP-binding protein, whose product MSGADITCRGVAKKFGDLDAVAPLSLSFAAGKTTAIVGPSGCGKSTVLRMIAGLEVPSEGEILIGSETPSALAKRGGLAMAFQDPSLLPWRTVRTNITLGAKLARKPVGDVDALIRLVGLEGFADTKPAALSGGMRQRAAIARALISTPEVLLLDEPFGAVDAITRSRLNVELPPLWRETGTTAILVTHAVIEAVMLADRILVMSPRPGAIIADIAVTLEGKRREQDTAFQSIANQTLAALQDAI is encoded by the coding sequence GTGTCCGGCGCAGACATCACATGCAGAGGGGTCGCCAAGAAGTTTGGCGACCTCGATGCAGTTGCGCCTTTGTCGCTTAGCTTTGCAGCAGGAAAGACCACTGCGATTGTCGGCCCGTCGGGTTGCGGAAAATCAACGGTTCTACGCATGATTGCCGGACTGGAAGTACCCTCTGAAGGCGAGATCCTGATCGGAAGCGAAACACCCAGCGCGCTCGCGAAACGCGGCGGCCTTGCGATGGCGTTCCAGGATCCGTCTTTGCTACCTTGGCGCACAGTGCGCACCAACATCACGCTCGGCGCGAAACTGGCGCGCAAACCCGTGGGCGATGTCGACGCGCTCATCCGGCTCGTTGGCCTTGAAGGATTTGCTGATACGAAGCCCGCCGCGCTTTCCGGCGGAATGCGACAGCGGGCTGCCATTGCGCGTGCGCTCATATCCACACCCGAAGTATTGCTCCTTGATGAACCTTTTGGCGCAGTCGATGCGATCACGCGCAGCAGGTTGAACGTGGAACTTCCCCCGCTCTGGCGCGAAACCGGGACAACAGCCATTCTGGTGACACATGCAGTAATCGAAGCGGTGATGCTGGCTGATCGCATTCTGGTGATGTCGCCACGCCCAGGTGCGATTATCGCGGATATCGCTGTCACGCTGGAAGGCAAACGCAGAGAACAGGACACGGCCTTTCAAAGCATCGCAAACCAAACGTTGGCCGCGTTGCAGGACGCGATCTGA
- a CDS encoding ABC transporter permease yields the protein MRTTIWSLAALVCWELLAQLHPDSVLITGPRGIATYLFDNAGLMARATLATSQSAAWGFLWGNIVAIILAAIAILVPRSERAVSALSLLVFCLPLVATGPILRVLFGPGIGPQITLAALAVSYTTYLAVLVGLRAIPQSWRDLVAIYGRGAWITLVIVRAQASLPYLFVGLQIAAPAAFLGAMIGEFTGAERGLGVLTLRAMRALEVNATWSLATVAALIAMLAYGVVSWVAKRCIGYAPVILLSPPTGKKRPLLSRLGGFAGLTIAVLLVWQFSMDAFDLNRFFAKRPGDIWTFLTAQPEQRAILLGAMAETLTVTFPGYLAGLFLGAALAAIVVLFPRLSSSVLPVAVALRAIPIITTAPLLVLALGRGAVGTITIVAVMIFFPTLIACLQGLRQTPGQITDVFQSYRAGRFRLLVSAQIPSMLPAFFASARMAVPAALLAVTTTEWLATGKGIGVLMALTASTSNYNMLWSCVVVLSLAAVTGYGLITWIERAVLGIYASEQLT from the coding sequence ATGCGGACAACGATCTGGAGCCTTGCAGCACTCGTCTGCTGGGAATTGCTTGCGCAATTGCATCCAGACAGCGTGTTGATCACAGGACCTCGCGGTATCGCCACCTACCTTTTCGACAATGCTGGCCTCATGGCACGCGCCACCCTTGCAACCAGCCAATCGGCTGCGTGGGGATTTCTTTGGGGTAACATAGTCGCAATAATTCTGGCAGCTATTGCAATATTGGTCCCTCGAAGCGAGCGGGCAGTGTCGGCATTGTCACTCCTTGTCTTCTGTCTTCCCTTGGTCGCGACCGGCCCTATCCTGCGCGTGCTCTTCGGCCCCGGCATAGGTCCGCAGATCACGCTTGCGGCGCTCGCTGTTTCATACACAACTTACTTGGCGGTTTTAGTTGGGCTACGTGCAATTCCACAGAGCTGGCGAGACCTTGTCGCGATCTACGGACGCGGAGCGTGGATTACATTGGTCATTGTACGTGCGCAGGCCAGCCTGCCTTATCTTTTCGTTGGTCTGCAAATCGCTGCACCCGCAGCGTTTCTCGGCGCGATGATCGGCGAATTCACTGGTGCTGAACGCGGCTTGGGCGTGCTGACCTTAAGGGCAATGCGGGCGCTCGAAGTCAATGCGACCTGGAGCTTGGCAACAGTTGCAGCGCTGATCGCTATGCTAGCTTACGGAGTAGTTAGCTGGGTGGCGAAACGTTGTATCGGCTACGCGCCAGTGATTTTGCTGTCGCCGCCCACCGGAAAGAAGCGCCCGCTCTTATCTCGTCTGGGCGGTTTCGCCGGGCTGACCATCGCGGTACTTTTAGTTTGGCAATTCAGCATGGATGCTTTCGATCTCAACCGTTTTTTCGCAAAGCGACCGGGGGATATTTGGACATTCTTGACAGCACAGCCAGAACAACGCGCAATCTTGCTCGGCGCAATGGCCGAAACTTTGACAGTTACTTTTCCGGGCTACCTCGCCGGACTTTTTCTTGGTGCAGCACTCGCGGCAATCGTGGTTCTATTTCCGCGATTGAGCTCGAGCGTTTTGCCAGTCGCAGTCGCATTACGTGCAATTCCGATAATCACGACGGCACCGTTGCTGGTGCTCGCCTTGGGGCGGGGCGCAGTTGGTACGATTACTATCGTAGCCGTGATGATCTTTTTCCCGACGTTGATCGCATGCCTGCAAGGATTGCGCCAAACGCCGGGACAGATAACGGACGTCTTCCAAAGCTATCGCGCAGGTCGTTTCCGATTACTTGTCAGCGCGCAGATCCCGTCCATGTTGCCAGCGTTCTTCGCCAGCGCGCGCATGGCCGTCCCTGCCGCATTGCTTGCTGTCACGACGACTGAGTGGCTGGCGACAGGCAAAGGCATCGGGGTGCTGATGGCGCTGACGGCCAGCACGTCAAATTACAACATGCTGTGGTCTTGTGTCGTCGTCCTGTCGCTTGCCGCCGTTACCGGATATGGGTTGATTACATGGATCGAACGGGCAGTTCTTGGCATCTATGCAAGCGAGCAGCTGACATGA
- a CDS encoding glycosyltransferase family 4 protein, producing the protein MTDAVFAIPGDKDRRTGGFIYEATVLRILNEIGCTTRHLELPDSFPEPTKADISTTIDFLRAVPVDQPIILDGLVFGAIDPEGLATVSAPVIAMIHHPLGLETGLSQERAAYLRANEAAALAHAAHIIVPSPHTALVLARDFGADPAKITVALPGFTRPTVAAARVDPPLILSVGLLAERKGHDVLIAALAGMQDISWQAVIVGKAHDFATARALGYQIEQSGLSDRVRLGGELSEIELNDRFNAASIFALATRYEGYGMVLSEAMQYGLPVVTCAVGAVPDTVGDAAYLVPVDDPAAFEAALRRLLTNPVELERMRWLSHQHAANLPNWTDTAQIFVNVIARLGRRGESK; encoded by the coding sequence ATGACTGATGCAGTTTTCGCGATTCCGGGTGACAAGGATCGGCGTACCGGCGGCTTCATTTACGAAGCCACTGTGCTCCGTATCCTGAACGAAATCGGCTGCACTACACGGCATCTGGAACTCCCCGACAGCTTCCCCGAACCAACCAAGGCGGATATTTCGACCACCATTGACTTCCTGCGAGCGGTTCCGGTCGATCAGCCGATCATTCTTGACGGATTGGTCTTCGGTGCGATTGATCCAGAGGGCCTTGCGACGGTGTCTGCGCCTGTCATTGCGATGATCCACCACCCGCTGGGGCTGGAGACTGGCTTGAGCCAAGAACGCGCGGCTTACCTGCGCGCGAACGAGGCTGCCGCGCTTGCCCACGCCGCTCACATTATCGTGCCTAGCCCGCATACAGCTCTCGTGCTTGCCCGTGACTTCGGTGCAGATCCAGCGAAGATCACGGTGGCCTTGCCTGGCTTCACTCGTCCGACTGTGGCTGCTGCCAGAGTCGACCCGCCTCTTATCCTGTCAGTTGGCCTTCTCGCTGAACGGAAAGGGCATGATGTGTTGATTGCTGCCTTGGCCGGCATGCAGGATATTTCGTGGCAGGCGGTAATCGTCGGCAAGGCCCATGACTTCGCGACAGCACGTGCCCTAGGATACCAGATTGAGCAATCCGGCCTGTCGGACAGGGTGAGACTTGGAGGGGAACTGTCAGAAATTGAGTTGAATGACCGTTTCAATGCTGCGTCCATCTTCGCGCTGGCAACCCGATATGAAGGCTATGGAATGGTGTTGAGCGAGGCGATGCAATACGGTCTGCCAGTCGTCACCTGCGCCGTCGGGGCAGTGCCCGATACAGTCGGTGATGCGGCCTATCTTGTTCCGGTCGATGATCCCGCGGCTTTCGAAGCTGCGTTGCGGCGCTTGCTTACAAACCCGGTAGAACTGGAACGTATGCGCTGGTTGTCGCATCAACACGCAGCAAACCTGCCGAACTGGACAGACACAGCACAAATTTTTGTCAATGTTATTGCCCGTCTCGGGCGGCGCGGTGAAAGCAAATAG
- a CDS encoding OmpA family protein, with protein MRIGLIVGIFALTGLVFFSAVQSFAKSDGPDVFAQVTALTAQFEEDRIAFEEESAALNAQLEVLRTERDELVDASTLVEEKIAVAQAAFADSETKLQGVAAELDETLALAETLESENAELQVALIAAKEQSEAMKDDVTIALEAEIASLQGAIDEKAAALVSADARISELSQEITQKEQLQSELDQLSTELATSKAELDTRDAKIAELQTLANQPAVTPESVCQQKSDSLLADGSIDFEPGTTTLAANAMPLLESIAATAISCSHVDVRLEIEGHTHSGGGLASNLLLSNGRAMAVYDALLELGVPSNAMRAVGYGDSDPIADNASEDGRQLNQRIALDWEQK; from the coding sequence ATGAGAATTGGACTTATTGTTGGTATCTTTGCCCTGACGGGATTGGTGTTCTTCTCAGCCGTCCAGTCATTCGCAAAATCGGATGGACCGGATGTGTTTGCACAAGTTACAGCGCTGACCGCCCAGTTCGAAGAAGATCGGATTGCATTCGAAGAGGAGTCAGCTGCGCTGAATGCACAACTTGAGGTTCTCCGGACAGAGCGCGACGAATTGGTCGATGCCAGTACGCTGGTTGAGGAGAAAATCGCGGTAGCGCAGGCGGCTTTTGCCGATAGCGAAACAAAACTTCAGGGTGTTGCCGCAGAGTTAGACGAAACGCTTGCGCTTGCAGAAACGCTCGAATCCGAAAACGCGGAACTGCAGGTGGCCCTCATCGCCGCAAAAGAGCAAAGCGAAGCGATGAAAGATGACGTGACGATCGCGCTTGAAGCAGAAATCGCTTCCCTTCAGGGTGCGATCGACGAAAAAGCAGCAGCACTCGTATCCGCAGATGCACGTATCTCCGAACTCTCACAAGAGATCACGCAAAAAGAGCAACTTCAAAGCGAACTGGATCAGCTTTCTACCGAACTTGCCACTTCCAAAGCCGAACTCGACACTCGTGATGCGAAAATCGCAGAATTGCAAACTTTGGCAAATCAACCTGCGGTGACGCCAGAATCTGTTTGTCAGCAGAAGTCTGACTCGCTTCTTGCTGATGGCAGTATCGATTTCGAACCGGGGACGACAACATTGGCCGCAAACGCGATGCCACTTCTCGAAAGCATCGCAGCGACCGCAATTTCCTGTTCGCACGTTGATGTGCGCCTTGAAATCGAAGGACACACGCACAGTGGCGGCGGACTGGCCAGCAACCTGTTGCTGAGCAATGGTCGGGCTATGGCTGTTTATGACGCCCTCTTAGAACTAGGCGTTCCATCCAATGCGATGCGTGCCGTCGGCTATGGTGACAGCGACCCGATTGCTGACAATGCGTCAGAAGACGGCCGTCAGCTTAATCAACGCATTGCCCTCGACTGGGAACAGAAATGA
- a CDS encoding OmpA family protein, protein MNAEASTLRFQSVKNETKVESSTFGSYAGTIDENGVATVRILMDSVDTNVDLRNVRMRFLLFETFQFPEAVVTMQLDPEQLEDLRDVRRKVMMANYTIELHGVKSEREAEIAVMLLDDNTVSVTSSTPISLPTADFELDGGIAKLEEAAKVQIIPSATVTFDFMFNRAGSASEYVTASNEMAQTAGLVSVALEDSGDFSMEACKGRFEIMSRTDNIYFARGSAQLEDRSGLLLDSIVDIVNRCPELAIRVDGHTDSDGSEILNQSLSEARARSVRAYLVEAGADGGRIEAVGFGETLPIVANNSEENKQRNRRIEFSVMEPESDV, encoded by the coding sequence ATGAACGCAGAAGCGTCGACCCTTCGGTTCCAATCTGTGAAGAACGAGACGAAAGTCGAATCCAGCACCTTTGGTTCTTATGCCGGAACAATCGACGAAAATGGCGTGGCCACTGTGCGTATCCTCATGGATTCCGTCGATACCAATGTCGACCTGCGCAATGTGCGCATGCGCTTTTTGTTGTTTGAAACATTCCAGTTTCCTGAAGCCGTCGTCACCATGCAGCTTGATCCAGAACAATTGGAAGATCTCCGCGACGTTCGCCGGAAGGTCATGATGGCGAACTACACAATCGAATTGCATGGCGTCAAATCCGAGCGTGAAGCTGAAATCGCTGTCATGCTTCTGGATGACAACACCGTGTCCGTTACTTCGAGCACGCCAATTTCTTTGCCGACCGCAGATTTCGAACTTGATGGCGGGATCGCCAAGCTTGAAGAAGCAGCGAAAGTGCAAATCATTCCGTCTGCGACAGTGACTTTCGATTTCATGTTTAATCGTGCAGGTTCTGCGTCCGAATACGTTACCGCATCGAATGAGATGGCACAGACCGCTGGTCTCGTGTCTGTTGCGCTCGAAGATTCCGGCGACTTCTCAATGGAAGCCTGTAAGGGCCGCTTCGAGATCATGTCACGGACAGACAACATCTATTTTGCCCGCGGGAGTGCACAGCTTGAAGACCGCAGTGGTTTGCTTCTGGACAGCATCGTGGACATTGTGAACCGTTGCCCAGAGCTTGCCATTCGTGTCGATGGTCATACCGACTCCGACGGGAGCGAAATCCTGAACCAGTCATTGTCAGAAGCGCGTGCGCGTTCTGTCCGTGCGTATCTGGTTGAAGCTGGTGCCGACGGCGGTCGCATCGAAGCTGTTGGTTTTGGCGAAACGCTTCCAATCGTTGCGAACAACTCCGAAGAGAATAAACAACGCAATCGCCGGATCGAGTTTTCTGTGATGGAACCAGAATCCGACGTATGA
- the argE gene encoding acetylornithine deacetylase, whose amino-acid sequence MIAQTTQILSDLIAFPTVSSDSNLEMVAYLATRLEDSGAKVDVLLDERGQKANLFATLGPEEDGGIVLSGHTDVVPVTDQNWSSDPFNMVERDGLLFGRGTCDMKGFIAATLAMAPTFAQSVPNRPMHFAFTYDEETGCIGAKDLAQTLIDRAIKPSMAIIGEPTNMRIVEGHKGCCEYTTRFQGLEGHGSAPDLGVNAVEYAARYVGHLLKLRENLKSRYPQNSRFDPPWTTLNIGAVNGGTVHNVIASKAQVDWEMRPVQASDANFVRDAVQTYCDDVLLPAMRSVYPDATIETEVVGEIAGLMPTDENEALQVLAALTGVNRAEVVSFGTEAGIFQSLGMDVVVCGPGSIEQAHKADEFVSIEQLTQCLVMLERLGSHSNNLSET is encoded by the coding sequence ATGATCGCGCAGACCACGCAGATCCTGTCAGACCTCATCGCCTTTCCGACGGTCTCCTCTGACAGTAACTTAGAGATGGTCGCGTATCTCGCGACACGGCTGGAAGACAGCGGAGCAAAGGTCGATGTGCTACTTGATGAGCGTGGGCAAAAGGCCAACCTTTTCGCCACACTGGGGCCGGAGGAAGACGGTGGCATTGTCCTGTCCGGACATACAGATGTCGTGCCAGTCACTGATCAAAACTGGTCAAGTGATCCGTTCAATATGGTCGAACGCGATGGTCTTTTGTTTGGTCGCGGCACATGTGACATGAAGGGGTTTATTGCGGCCACATTGGCGATGGCGCCGACATTCGCGCAAAGCGTGCCCAACCGTCCGATGCATTTTGCGTTTACCTATGACGAAGAAACAGGGTGTATCGGAGCGAAAGACCTTGCACAGACGCTGATCGACCGCGCGATCAAACCATCCATGGCGATTATCGGTGAACCGACAAACATGCGGATCGTTGAAGGTCACAAGGGCTGCTGTGAATACACGACCCGCTTTCAAGGTCTTGAAGGACACGGGTCCGCGCCGGATCTTGGCGTGAATGCGGTCGAATATGCCGCTCGCTACGTCGGTCATCTGCTGAAACTGCGCGAAAATCTGAAATCCCGCTATCCCCAAAACAGCCGCTTCGACCCGCCTTGGACGACGCTGAATATCGGGGCGGTGAACGGCGGGACCGTCCACAACGTCATCGCGTCCAAAGCGCAGGTGGATTGGGAAATGCGCCCAGTACAGGCCAGCGATGCGAACTTCGTGAGAGACGCGGTCCAAACCTATTGCGACGATGTGCTGTTGCCTGCCATGCGGTCCGTCTACCCGGATGCGACAATCGAGACAGAAGTCGTCGGTGAAATCGCAGGTCTGATGCCGACAGATGAAAACGAAGCCTTGCAGGTTCTTGCTGCATTGACCGGAGTGAATAGGGCAGAAGTTGTATCATTTGGAACAGAGGCTGGGATATTCCAATCACTTGGTATGGATGTTGTTGTCTGCGGACCTGGATCAATCGAGCAGGCGCACAAAGCGGATGAGTTTGTGTCTATCGAACAGCTGACGCAATGTCTGGTAATGCTTGAAAGGCTAGGGAGTCATTCAAACAATCTGAGCGAGACATGA
- a CDS encoding M24 family metallopeptidase: MTAQVSAFETSEYVHRIAKTRVAMLDAGLDAIFVTDPSNQAWLTGYDGWSFYVHQGVILMQEGEPIWWGRHMDMMGGRRTCWMQHENILGYGDHFVQSTAIHPMQDLAVHLKRLGLDRARIGVEMENYYYSAKAHAVLTEELPDAKLIDATALVNWQRIVKSEAEIGFIRKAARISEKVIRTAIERAAPGVRKNDLVADIMHAGISGVEGDWGDYPAIVPLTPSGLDATAAHLTWDGTPMREGEATFFELSGCYRRYHAPLCRTVFLGTPPDEMLRAAEAQMEGIDAGLVAARAGNRTCDIANAFMSVLAKHGIERSGRMGYSVGLSYPPDWGERTASIRSEDETVLEAGMVFHFMPALWMDSWGLETTETILIQDDGPAMPLCNIERELFVKS; encoded by the coding sequence ATGACCGCGCAGGTTTCTGCTTTCGAGACGTCTGAATATGTCCACCGCATCGCCAAGACCAGGGTGGCGATGTTGGACGCAGGGCTTGATGCGATTTTTGTTACTGACCCGTCCAATCAGGCTTGGTTGACTGGATATGACGGGTGGTCCTTTTACGTCCATCAGGGTGTCATCCTCATGCAAGAGGGCGAGCCGATCTGGTGGGGTCGCCATATGGACATGATGGGCGGTCGTCGGACCTGCTGGATGCAGCATGAAAATATCCTTGGCTACGGCGATCACTTTGTGCAGTCGACGGCGATCCACCCGATGCAAGACCTTGCAGTGCACCTGAAACGTCTTGGCTTGGACCGCGCCCGGATCGGGGTCGAAATGGAGAATTACTATTACTCCGCCAAAGCCCATGCCGTACTTACCGAAGAACTGCCTGACGCAAAGCTAATCGATGCGACCGCGCTGGTGAACTGGCAACGGATTGTCAAATCGGAGGCCGAGATCGGCTTCATCCGTAAAGCGGCGCGGATTTCTGAGAAGGTGATCCGGACGGCGATTGAGCGCGCAGCACCCGGCGTGCGCAAAAACGATCTTGTAGCAGACATAATGCATGCGGGGATTTCCGGGGTCGAAGGCGATTGGGGCGATTACCCGGCAATCGTACCTCTGACACCGTCAGGGCTGGATGCGACCGCCGCCCATCTGACATGGGACGGCACGCCTATGCGGGAAGGCGAAGCGACGTTCTTTGAACTCTCGGGATGTTATCGCCGCTATCACGCTCCGCTTTGCCGCACCGTATTTCTAGGCACGCCGCCCGATGAGATGTTGCGCGCGGCAGAGGCGCAAATGGAGGGTATTGACGCGGGCCTTGTTGCCGCACGCGCTGGCAACCGAACTTGTGATATTGCGAACGCTTTCATGAGCGTGCTAGCCAAACATGGTATCGAACGCTCTGGACGCATGGGCTATTCGGTCGGTCTCAGTTATCCGCCGGATTGGGGAGAACGCACAGCCTCTATCCGCAGCGAAGACGAAACTGTTCTGGAAGCCGGGATGGTCTTTCACTTTATGCCCGCCCTTTGGATGGATAGCTGGGGGTTGGAGACGACCGAAACAATCCTGATTCAGGACGACGGTCCGGCCATGCCACTTTGCAATATCGAACGCGAATTGTTCGTGAAGAGTTGA